The following nucleotide sequence is from Desulfobotulus mexicanus.
GTTTTCGAGATGTCTACCGATTCCATTCCGGCGTCGAGGCAACCATGTCCGACCTTGACCGCATGACTGGAATAAAACATCTGCGGATCAGGGGAATGACAAGGGTCAGGGTTGCAGCGGTACTCAAAGTGACAGGATTAAACATCCTGAGGGCAACTGCGTTCAGAAATCGCCTCAAAAGGGTAAAAAGGGGAGGTGAGGGGGCAAACACCCTTAAATTTGCCCTTCATAAGGTTGTCAAAGAGCGCATTTTACATCTACCAGACTCGATTCATCAATTTGTAAGGATATTTTTGTCCCGGAACAATCTTTTCAACTTTTCCTCACAAAATATGGCTTGAGACTTTTTGCGAGTGCATCATATAATACCCTACAGTTTTTGATGTTTGATACACATCAATTCTGTTACCCGCTATTTTTTTAAAATTCAGCTCTTCCCTTGGAACCGCTTCAGCCTTGATACCCGCCTTTTCGTAGATTTCTACATTCGCATATCCAAGGGTGACTCCGACCCTGTATTTTTTCAGGTCTTCCAGGGTGCTCCAGTCAAAGGTTGTTGTTTTCAGATGAAAGTAAACGCCTTCATCCTGTATCAGGCTGTCTTGATGCAGATGAAAAATTTCCATTCTGTCTGCTGTTTTAAGCCATGGAAAGGTGCCGTCATATTCTCCATTTTCGGTGAGAGCTATACTCCGCGCCCAGGGGAAATAGGCATATTCGACTCGGATTCCTTCAAGCCCGAAAGCCGCTGAAACCACTTCTTCAAGGAGTTTGCCATGTAATTCTTTTTCAGAAGTGAAAGGAGGATACTCTCCTATGGCAAGTTTTATCACAGTCTCTTCTGAAAAGGCGGAAAGGGTGCAGCACAGATACA
It contains:
- a CDS encoding substrate-binding periplasmic protein; the protein is MKKIIFFISLYLCCTLSAFSEETVIKLAIGEYPPFTSEKELHGKLLEEVVSAAFGLEGIRVEYAYFPWARSIALTENGEYDGTFPWLKTADRMEIFHLHQDSLIQDEGVYFHLKTTTFDWSTLEDLKKYRVGVTLGYANVEIYEKAGIKAEAVPREELNFKKIAGNRIDVYQTSKTVGYYMMHSQKVSSHIL